The Vanessa atalanta chromosome 2, ilVanAtal1.2, whole genome shotgun sequence DNA window TCAACGTCAAGAGCTAAGGTGTTAATCCCCCCttcgaactggaacacaacaatattaagtattactgtttgacggtagaatatttgataagtggatggtaccttCCCAATTATCATCATCACCCTGTTTCACTGCTAGTTGATggatacatatatagtttatatggaaaaaaaatcatattaccaaaaaaaaatctggaTACTTTTCTAGTGGTggtggctttgtacaagccaCGTCTAGGTAGGTAGCACCCTCTCTTCATACATCTATTCTACCGCTTAgcagcaataatttgtattattttgttccgatttaaggggtgagtgagccagtataactacagacacaaaggacacAGGAGATTTGAAAGACTAAAATTTCTTAGgccgccaatgtttatgggcggtggtgacagcTTACCATCAAGGGTCCATAAaacctacttattttattcaaaaaaaaaacaccgattACGAGATgagttttaattgtatataatataattaataattttgatagaaaataaaagaaaagttatGTTACgatcaaatttctttattcaatcgAATTAcaagtgatattattattcattttatcaaacattttacagttttatatacatttgctatataaatttatttcttatatacaaTAGTAccagaatttatatattacatacaataaagtAGGTTTGTCAATCATACAGTATGCCTTTGAGTCTGTTCTTTCGGAAACACATAGacaactacataaaaaaaaaactattataattaaccTTTAACTTTGTGTGATTTTTCCTCTAAAAAGGCAAACATATTGCACCATACAGCCCGACGTCAAGTTCATATTAAGATCAAGGGAAAGTATACAATAAtacagtttataataattatctaagacttataattaacatttaaaatatagctaTGTTAAGCTTAACAAAAAAAGAGCAACAGGTCGAGATGTCCTTTTTTAAAAGCTCAGTCGTAGGCGTTTGCATCAATTCAAAAccaataaattctatttttaaacttgtaACAATTTGTGAACTGGATGAATTTGATTGGTTAAGCTTTTAACGCGGATTTAACATATCACTCGTCGAATATACAACGTACAACTTTTATTagatagaatttttatttttatcattgtttcaaataaaacttcCTTGGTCgtgagatttatatttttaaatcttaactgAGATATGAGAACTGAGATCGTTTTAATAcaagctaaaataaataacatttataacaaaaatattttaattaaaagtaagcattttttctaattatttttttttaatatttatacatacatgtatattaaaaaatattaagcgtgTGTcagattatataagtaaaaaaataaaaaaatatgaacacaTTTTATAACTCAAATATAACATAAGGTATTAGGTTCAGTTCTCCAAAGTCGAAAcagcaatatatatgtatatgtaagaggagtgagccagtgtaattacatacACAAGGCAAACTTTCTAAATCCCATAGTTAGCGATGCATTGACGATGTAGGAACGTTTATGTATGTTGGTATGGtagtatgttgtttttatttcatttcttagTTTACGCAAAGATCTTATCTTCttctttgttaaaatataaaaaaaaaacacagagaGGAAATCGTCACGACTTCTAAAACTCACTGAATCTGTGAGATCTAAGAtagtaaaaaatagttttccaaaatcaaaaaaaaaataaataaaagcacttttacaCTTTACACTAGTGTAAAGGTGTAATtccaattttcatattaaacgataaaatgttttgttttttttttgtatacctgAAGAGTTCTTGACCTGATTTGTGCATTTTAAAGGTATGGTACACAGGgatagctattttttttacgaGTTATATTGACCGttgctagtatattataagatGCTCGGGTAATTTTTACATAGGTGATAAAAAGTTTGTTCGGCTATAGCTATACAAATAGTgattacgtatttaaaatataattaataactttaatactatatacaagtgtctttggtatttattgcacaattaatttataattattaattacaattaaatatttatttctctacAATCTAATTTATTAATCGTCTAATTCTGGGTTCATAATTCATCGCGACtcaaaaatctatacatatctAGACTAGGATGTATAGACAATGCTAGCCTAACTCGGAACTTAACATATTAGtatgcaaatatatttcaagTGAAACTACAACATTAATCATTAAACATATTCGCATATGAGACttgtgtgtttataaatatttattctgaaaattaattaaacgaattaCCGTCggctatttaaatttgtaattaaatatcataataatattataataaatgatcaaAAGTATTCAATTTcactataaattacaataatacattacaaataataaattacgtgATAATTGTTATAATGAGTATTAAGGTAAGTATGCAgcgtatatttttaaagctcTTTAACGATTTCAAACGAATTGAGTTCGAATGTTCCTGTTCACTGAGAGCGCACCCAGCCCAGGGTCAGAGGAAGGGCGAACGCGCTCCCAGGGTGCTGGCTATCTCCTCGATTTACAGTACTGACAGGACAGAACCTTTTTAAAGGCTTGCCtgaacactttgttaaatatcgtataaaatattgGATTCACCATTGAACTCGCGTATCCTAACCACAGCACAAAATCGAAGACCCAGCTGGATATTCTTCTCTCACATTCCGGGCATACCGCCGGTACCATATTCAAGATGAAAAATGGTGCCCAGAGAACGACGAATGTGAAAAATACGACACCGAGGACTTTAGTCGCTTTCTGTTCTAAGCGCAATATTCTTCCATGACGAGAAGAATTACGAGAAATCACGCTGGAATTTCTTGAATGATGTGTGCGTGGTAGCTGACGCTGAGGTGTTGAGTTAATCTGCTGTTGTTGCTGGCGGTTGTTTATGGACCTCGAACTGCGTATAGTTCTTACAGGTGTCGACAATGTTGTTCGTGCCCCACCGAAACTGGATCCCCTTCTAAATCTTCTTGCTTCGTCCCAAGTGACCATGGAGGAAGCACCTCGACTAGACCTTCGGAAGAAAGGTGTTGAAGGCTCATCATTTTTCATATTCCCATTACGAGGATATCCATTACAGCCATTGATATCACCTCCAGGTACGATTATTACTTCTGTAGTGCGTCTTGGTGGAGTTGAATCAGATCCAAAGTAAGGGCAGGTACAGGGAGGTGGTAATAACAGACCATCTTCTGAGCTTCGAGATTTTGTGGTTAACGTGACAGGCGCTAGAAGACCATCATTACTTTCATCGTCTGATGCACTCCGAGGTCTGTTTATTGGTGGATTTTGATCACAAGTAGACGAGAGTCTACGTTTATCCTGGAGCATGGATGAAGGAGAACTGGATGAGACACTCAGTGAGCCTGGAGTGAGCACACCACCTCGTTCTGATATATTAGTCCTGgaaaattgacattttaaaataatataaaacttaacttttttCCGCATtctctaatttataataaatattgtgtttaattctaaataaaatcttttacacaaacatttaaatttaatgtttagcAATGACAAACAACAACGTCCACATTAAATTCTACATGTGAAGCGTTGCAAGGACAACATTTAGGGTATTGGTATACAGATTGTGCAACAGTTAGACGatacatataattcaataaaacgtTTTACAATCTGTTGCGTATAATTTTGCCAACAAATAAATGCCAATTATATACCCTCTGTATGTTGGCTTAGATGCAGCAGAAGCTTCCAAGCCGCGCGATAGTCTCAACATCTCTGCTCCAAAATGATGCAGTGCGCTCATTGCTGACGGAGCGGGCTCGCTGTGCAACAACACATATATGAGGACAACAACGCACACATATAAACAGACAGAAGCAACATATAATGCAATCTTATAAACTACCTATTTGTACTACGTCCCGAATCTTCTAATACATTAACTGAAATGAAATATTCTATTGAAGATATCAcaactttacaataaaactgAAATCTTGTGATCgttatgttttagttttagAGATATTAATGTTGTGGTGAATATATTATGGCAGTGGCAAATTTAATAGACATATCACGAAATGTACAAACGGTttcttgattaaatttaaatatatacaatcttGCCAAGACGTGAGATAAATGAGCCTCGCCGCTAATTAAGTTCTTAATGATTGCGTAAGATGTTGATAGAGCTTATAttgaatctaaaaataatttatctaaaaaaaatcctaaatcaTTTactaataaggttttatatttaaatttatttctaaatgtaaaaccttattagtaatttattaaatatttttcttcgtgCATTTTATCTCTACCCAGTATAAAAacaagtcgcttcccgccgtctgtacgcttagatcttttaagcaACGATTTTTTTCATGGTTTTCATCATTAAGAGTGATCGAAAAGAAACGTTTAAATGtctaatacatgcatattataatacagaaacgccaagaatttcaactttccttaGTCAGataaaaatacgaattattatttttatgtttatacttcaatatatttgtatatagggCCTCATTGTTCTGTTTTGAAATCGGGACCAGAAGCTAGgttaagaaaagtaaaaaatgaaTTTCATTCTAAATGTTTGGCTATACCAATGTCAAAACTGTTGTTAAATTTGATTTCGTGTTCGGGCTCTATGTATGCTGATCTGAGTAAATACTAtacatcaattattttgtatccCCTCACAGAAATAGTATGTGCCTTCCAGTTTTAAGGATCACAAAGCCAGTGCAATAAAAGAAGAGGACGTACGATCCTTCCATGTTAATATTTCGTAGATTGCCTATGCCTGTGGCTGGACGTAACCGCTTGCTTATTTTCTTCTCCTTattaaatggtttttattaaagttagaaGTACCATGGTATTAATATGATGTTATTTGactatatttagttttgttgATAAGGCTTTATCCGGATTGACATACATAACCGAATTAAAAAAGGCGGAGAGTTTTCaatcaatattgaaatattctCTTAAGacttaattcattatattgataggttttatattgtaaaatggtCGATATATACATTActgatgttataaaaaaaaaaaacgagtgttACAATATAGGTTTTTGATCCTCAACAGAATTGGATGCGATCTCGAGAAGATCCGAATACCTCCGAAGGATGACGTCAAGCAAATCAATACATttgtatacataatagattaCGGTAGAGAATATCTTATCGGGATTTAACATACGTGTgaagcattatatatatataatttgaaaatgataCAACAACTATGGAACTGGAAGCTCAAAAAATCGCACAaggattgaaataaaaaaagcctaTTCCATAACATTCCTCTGGTGCGGTTaggtagataaaaatataatagttttctattgaaaatataattgttttatattttttatatacatctatttgtctcacgatgtttttcttcagaacaaagaattaattaataatatgcatAAAAACTGTAacatgtgttttgtttttctgaATTCGAATCTGCTATCGTCTGTATTCTGAATTATCTAGTctgtcatttgtttttacaaatgacAGACGAGATATTTCAGTTGACAGGCGTTTTTACAAGGAACGTTTAAATTTTGCCTTCCTTGCCAAGTATGATAAATATAAGGCTAA harbors:
- the LOC125068943 gene encoding alpha-2B adrenergic receptor codes for the protein MNDLEYQRLLLNSYEYYKWDNYTSREFIEFVNVTGNGTTVGDEKVVNNWWALVALALVVCTAAGNVLVCLAIYLERRLQNVTNYFLMSLAITDLLVAVLVMPLGILTLVRGYFPLPAVYCLTWICLDVLLCTASIMHLCTISVDRYLSLRYPMRFGRNKTRKRVTIKIVFVWILSTAMSLPLSLMYSKNEESVLIGGSCQIPDPLYKAIGSVISFYIPLGVMLLTYALTVQLLARQRKGLGQGWAAGWLGAIPIERRCTWRRFLSPRGGTPQHSAASTETELPPIDTRDLWLQDSSEPAPSAMSALHHFGAEMLRLSRGLEASAASKPTYRGTNISERGGVLTPGSLSVSSSSPSSMLQDKRRLSSTCDQNPPINRPRSASDDESNDGLLAPVTLTTKSRSSEDGLLLPPPCTCPYFGSDSTPPRRTTEVIIVPGGDINGCNGYPRNGNMKNDEPSTPFFRRSSRGASSMVTWDEARRFRRGSSFGGARTTLSTPVRTIRSSRSINNRQQQQQINSTPQRQLPRTHHSRNSSVISRNSSRHGRILRLEQKATKVLGVVFFTFVVLWAPFFILNMVPAVCPECERRISSWVFDFVLWLGYASSMVNPIFYTIFNKVFRQAFKKVLSCQYCKSRR